In Chiloscyllium punctatum isolate Juve2018m chromosome 38, sChiPun1.3, whole genome shotgun sequence, a single genomic region encodes these proteins:
- the glrx3 gene encoding glutaredoxin 3 isoform X1, whose amino-acid sequence MAAAVAVESSTQFQEVLERAKRSLVVVHFWASWAQQCLHMNEVITELSKEYPNVIFVKLEAESVPEVSEKYDISSVPTFLFFKNCQRIDQVDGARAPELTKKVQQHSETTKQDLDEQLGKLLNSAPCMLFMKGTPQEPRCGFSKKIVEILNEHNIRFCSFDILSDEDVRQGLKVYSNWPTYPQLYVNGELVGGLDIVKELAETGELEKTCHTEMRLEDRLKALINKSKVVLFMKGNKALAKCGFSRTIVGILNETGVEYETFDILEDEEVRQGLKTFSNWPTYPQLYVNGELIGGLDIVKELEKSGELLSALKGENAS is encoded by the exons ATGGCGGCGGCGGTGGCGGTTGAGAGTTCCACCCAGTTCCAGGAGGTGCTGGAAAGAGCGAAGAG GTCATTAGTCGTGGTTCATTTTTGGGCATCATGGGCTCAACAGTGTTTGCATATGAATGAAGTCATCACTGAACTGTCCAAAGAATATCCAAATGTTATATTTGTAAAG CTTGAAGCTGAATCTGTTCCAGAAGTATCTGAGAAATACGACATTAGTTCAGTGCCTACATTCTTGTTTTTTAAG aattgtcagaggattgaCCAAGTAGATGGTGCCCGTGCTCCTGAGTTAACTAAAAAagtgcagcagcacagtgagactaCCAAGCAAGACTTGGATGAACAATTGGGGAAACTTCTAAATTCCGCACCTTGCATGTTATTTATGAAGGGAACTCCTCAAGAACCTCGGTGTG GCTTCAGCAAGAAGATTGTGGAAATTCTCAATGAGCATAATATTCGTTTTTGTAGCTTTGATATTCTTTCTGATGAAGATGTGCGTCAGGGCCTAAAAGTTTATTCTAACTGGCCTACATATCCTCAACTGTATGTGAATGGAGAACTGGTTGGAGGACTTGATATTGTAAAG GAGCTAGCTGAGACTGGTGAACTGGAGAAAACTTGTCACACGGAAATGCGATTGGAAGATAG GTTGAAAGCACTGATTAATAAGTCAAAAGTCGTCCTGTTTATGAAAGGAAACAAAGCA TTGGCAAAATGTGGATTCAGCCGCACTATTGTGGGAATACTGAATGAAACTGG AGTTGAGTATGAAACGTTTGACATTTTGGAAGATGAAGAA GTGAGGCAGGGATTAAAAACATTTTCCAACTGGCCAACGTACCCACAATTATACGTGAATGGAGAACTTATTGGTGGGCTTGATATTGTGAAG GAATTGGAAAAAAGTGGAGAGCTTCTTTCAGCCTTAAAAGGAGAAAATGCTAGTTAg
- the glrx3 gene encoding glutaredoxin 3 isoform X2 translates to MHSTGSGRSLVVVHFWASWAQQCLHMNEVITELSKEYPNVIFVKLEAESVPEVSEKYDISSVPTFLFFKNCQRIDQVDGARAPELTKKVQQHSETTKQDLDEQLGKLLNSAPCMLFMKGTPQEPRCGFSKKIVEILNEHNIRFCSFDILSDEDVRQGLKVYSNWPTYPQLYVNGELVGGLDIVKELAETGELEKTCHTEMRLEDRLKALINKSKVVLFMKGNKALAKCGFSRTIVGILNETGVEYETFDILEDEEVRQGLKTFSNWPTYPQLYVNGELIGGLDIVKELEKSGELLSALKGENAS, encoded by the exons ATGCATTCGACCGGCTCGGGCAG GTCATTAGTCGTGGTTCATTTTTGGGCATCATGGGCTCAACAGTGTTTGCATATGAATGAAGTCATCACTGAACTGTCCAAAGAATATCCAAATGTTATATTTGTAAAG CTTGAAGCTGAATCTGTTCCAGAAGTATCTGAGAAATACGACATTAGTTCAGTGCCTACATTCTTGTTTTTTAAG aattgtcagaggattgaCCAAGTAGATGGTGCCCGTGCTCCTGAGTTAACTAAAAAagtgcagcagcacagtgagactaCCAAGCAAGACTTGGATGAACAATTGGGGAAACTTCTAAATTCCGCACCTTGCATGTTATTTATGAAGGGAACTCCTCAAGAACCTCGGTGTG GCTTCAGCAAGAAGATTGTGGAAATTCTCAATGAGCATAATATTCGTTTTTGTAGCTTTGATATTCTTTCTGATGAAGATGTGCGTCAGGGCCTAAAAGTTTATTCTAACTGGCCTACATATCCTCAACTGTATGTGAATGGAGAACTGGTTGGAGGACTTGATATTGTAAAG GAGCTAGCTGAGACTGGTGAACTGGAGAAAACTTGTCACACGGAAATGCGATTGGAAGATAG GTTGAAAGCACTGATTAATAAGTCAAAAGTCGTCCTGTTTATGAAAGGAAACAAAGCA TTGGCAAAATGTGGATTCAGCCGCACTATTGTGGGAATACTGAATGAAACTGG AGTTGAGTATGAAACGTTTGACATTTTGGAAGATGAAGAA GTGAGGCAGGGATTAAAAACATTTTCCAACTGGCCAACGTACCCACAATTATACGTGAATGGAGAACTTATTGGTGGGCTTGATATTGTGAAG GAATTGGAAAAAAGTGGAGAGCTTCTTTCAGCCTTAAAAGGAGAAAATGCTAGTTAg